Proteins encoded within one genomic window of Granulicella pectinivorans:
- a CDS encoding type IV secretion system DNA-binding domain-containing protein, which translates to MATQWGRKETIIWPPHVPMLSYTAVATALLCTCLFIWQRFTFSMTPLQRSYMTEYVRSQIGGTFNAHEGYRLLYLGGGKGKPRLAFPVDFVPGETTLPNGKTVPVALSEIATLQGYRWFYRGPEQKLADVSLHRWLRQAVYEDRGLFGLFSVALIEGAVCLTAMLWFAVPRDIKRFKQMKYGRILRGPQLLSPEEFNRQQKGDGIGFKTTELGKMMRIPARKEAQHFQIMGDTGVGKTQLIMQILRQIRERDDSAIVYDPACEYLQRFYDEGRGDIVLNPLDERCPYWGPAHEMASNAEADAIAASLYQPTTDAKDEFFHQTPAQIFAHLLKKGPTPHQLAEWMASSDTLEKLVAGTEMSFYIDRKAGPQRAGVLASLGLVAKCFRLLPEKDQTARTWNARTWAKDRKGWIFITSRPPERETLRPLHSLWIDLLVMRLLSAPQPGQKPVWFVIDELASLQKLPQLHTAITENRKSKNPLVLGFQGKAQLEVTYGHLAEVMLSQPATKIFMKTAEPKAAEWISEAIGKVEIERLKETKFDGSRSGKNFTVDRQIEPLVMGSEISGLDDHHAYLKLGNSVARFDFDYLDLPTPTAGFVPRKSADGEMSFDPDTLQPRRPHTPVMEESESAPTSETQAGQGAPLAHKRTPQPVPSSQQNEHERPQTVAEDQVVDATTEPEIVVRQQYELALPTHSEEHDHAVHHGIF; encoded by the coding sequence ATGGCGACCCAATGGGGAAGAAAAGAGACGATCATCTGGCCTCCGCATGTTCCGATGCTGAGCTACACCGCCGTTGCGACGGCCCTGCTATGCACTTGCCTCTTCATCTGGCAGCGGTTCACGTTTTCCATGACGCCACTCCAGAGGAGCTACATGACGGAGTACGTTCGCTCCCAGATAGGCGGCACATTCAATGCCCATGAAGGCTATCGCCTGCTCTATCTGGGTGGCGGCAAAGGCAAGCCCCGTCTGGCATTTCCGGTGGACTTCGTTCCCGGCGAAACGACGCTTCCGAACGGCAAGACAGTGCCCGTAGCCCTTTCAGAAATTGCCACTCTCCAGGGCTACCGCTGGTTCTATCGCGGGCCGGAGCAAAAGCTCGCCGACGTGTCGCTCCACCGGTGGCTTCGCCAAGCGGTCTATGAAGATAGGGGTCTATTCGGACTGTTTTCAGTGGCACTGATCGAAGGTGCCGTGTGCCTTACTGCGATGCTCTGGTTCGCCGTACCCCGCGACATCAAGCGGTTCAAACAGATGAAGTATGGGCGCATCTTGCGAGGCCCGCAGTTGCTTTCGCCCGAGGAATTCAACCGCCAGCAGAAGGGCGATGGCATCGGCTTCAAGACGACCGAGCTGGGGAAGATGATGCGGATTCCAGCACGAAAAGAAGCGCAGCACTTCCAAATCATGGGCGACACGGGCGTCGGGAAGACCCAGCTCATCATGCAAATCCTGCGCCAGATTCGGGAACGCGACGACTCCGCCATCGTCTACGATCCAGCCTGCGAGTACCTCCAGCGGTTCTACGATGAGGGACGCGGCGACATCGTTCTGAACCCGCTTGACGAGCGATGCCCTTACTGGGGTCCGGCTCACGAAATGGCCTCCAACGCCGAGGCCGATGCTATCGCAGCTTCGCTCTATCAGCCCACGACAGACGCCAAGGATGAGTTCTTCCATCAGACGCCGGCACAGATTTTCGCCCATCTCTTGAAGAAAGGGCCGACGCCCCATCAACTCGCAGAGTGGATGGCAAGCAGCGATACGCTGGAGAAATTGGTGGCTGGCACGGAGATGTCTTTCTACATCGACCGGAAGGCCGGTCCCCAGCGGGCGGGCGTCCTTGCTTCGCTCGGTTTGGTCGCGAAGTGCTTCCGTCTTCTGCCAGAGAAGGATCAGACAGCCCGAACCTGGAATGCCCGGACATGGGCGAAGGATCGCAAGGGTTGGATCTTCATCACGTCCCGTCCGCCAGAACGTGAAACACTTCGTCCTCTGCACTCGCTGTGGATTGACCTTCTGGTCATGCGGCTACTCAGTGCGCCCCAACCAGGCCAGAAGCCGGTATGGTTCGTGATCGACGAGTTGGCGAGCTTGCAGAAGCTTCCGCAGCTCCATACCGCTATCACCGAGAACCGGAAGAGCAAGAATCCGCTCGTGCTCGGCTTCCAAGGGAAAGCTCAGCTTGAGGTGACATACGGCCATCTGGCAGAGGTCATGCTGTCGCAGCCCGCTACGAAGATCTTCATGAAGACGGCGGAGCCAAAGGCGGCGGAATGGATCTCTGAGGCCATCGGCAAAGTCGAGATCGAACGGCTCAAGGAGACAAAGTTTGACGGCTCACGTTCAGGCAAGAACTTCACGGTAGACCGGCAGATTGAGCCGCTGGTCATGGGATCGGAGATCAGCGGATTGGACGACCACCACGCTTATCTTAAGCTCGGAAACAGTGTTGCGCGATTCGACTTCGACTATCTCGACCTGCCCACGCCAACGGCTGGGTTCGTACCCCGGAAGTCGGCGGATGGGGAGATGAGCTTCGATCCCGATACGTTGCAGCCGCGCCGTCCACACACTCCGGTAATGGAAGAATCGGAATCCGCTCCGACGTCAGAGACGCAGGCTGGACAGGGCGCACCACTCGCTCACAAGAGGACACCGCAGCCAGTTCCGTCGTCTCAGCAGAACGAGCATGAACGGCCTCAAACTGTTGCCGAGGATCAGGTTGTCGATGCCACGACTGAGCCTGAGATCGTAGTACGGCAGCAGTATGAGTTAGCGTTGCCGACTCACTCTGAAGAGCACGACCACGCCGTGCATCATGGAATCTTCTAG
- a CDS encoding CpaF family protein, producing MSYQLILPFFPEELRELLLDPSISDLMINGTTGVYADRAGVVQHIPLSQPYTNERLQAAIERVARILGQDLTTQNPILNTRLPDGSRVAVVGAPSSINGPTLTIRKFNRWYTSDELIDSGSMPADVRDTVVELIGKKKNGIISGGTGSGKTTLMKAFLDHIPENERLLIIEQPAELKVAHPNAVRWEAVEEIPGQVAITPSELLAAALRHRPDRIIMGEIRNECGYDLLQAMNTGHGGTLSTIHAKSAWDALNRLSNLALSARPNLNHAFMRSETAEAIDFVLYCERDHTGRRRVRELITVGGYSYADQSFRTEEVYRASPA from the coding sequence ATGAGCTATCAACTCATTCTCCCGTTCTTTCCCGAGGAACTTCGCGAGCTATTGCTTGACCCGTCCATCTCCGACTTGATGATTAACGGTACGACCGGGGTCTACGCGGATCGGGCCGGGGTCGTGCAGCACATTCCTCTCTCTCAGCCGTACACGAACGAACGGCTGCAGGCGGCGATCGAGCGCGTAGCGCGGATTCTAGGCCAGGACCTTACGACCCAGAACCCGATCCTCAATACCCGCCTGCCGGACGGCTCCCGCGTGGCCGTTGTCGGAGCGCCATCGTCCATCAACGGGCCAACGCTGACAATTCGGAAGTTCAACCGCTGGTACACGTCCGATGAGCTGATCGACTCCGGCAGTATGCCTGCCGATGTGCGGGACACTGTGGTGGAGCTGATTGGCAAGAAGAAGAACGGCATCATCAGCGGCGGAACGGGCTCGGGTAAGACGACCCTGATGAAGGCCTTCCTTGACCATATTCCAGAGAACGAGCGGCTGCTCATCATCGAGCAACCGGCGGAGCTGAAGGTCGCTCATCCGAACGCCGTTCGCTGGGAGGCCGTGGAGGAGATTCCAGGGCAGGTTGCCATCACGCCGAGCGAGTTGCTGGCGGCAGCACTTCGCCATCGTCCAGACCGCATCATCATGGGCGAGATTCGGAACGAATGCGGTTATGACTTGCTCCAGGCCATGAACACGGGACACGGCGGAACGCTGTCTACGATCCACGCGAAATCGGCGTGGGATGCGTTGAACCGTCTCTCCAATCTTGCCCTGAGTGCGCGGCCCAATCTCAACCACGCCTTCATGCGGTCTGAGACGGCGGAAGCCATCGACTTCGTGCTCTATTGCGAGCGCGACCATACAGGCCGGCGTCGAGTCCGCGAGTTGATTACAGTCGGCGGCTATAGTTATGCGGACCAGAGCTTCCGGACCGAGGAGGTCTACCGCGCTTCCCCGGCCTAA
- a CDS encoding single-stranded DNA-binding protein, translated as MYQNKVTLIGFLGSDAEVRTNDNRSFTTLSLATKSSYKKDGQYISHTEWHRCVVFGKLSEFAGTLKKGAHLQVEGELRSREYETKKVGKKAAQKKTIWEIRVKSILKLDRAEKAGSDEQEAVDQTPEEAAA; from the coding sequence ATGTACCAGAACAAAGTCACCCTCATCGGCTTCCTCGGCAGCGACGCAGAGGTTCGCACCAATGACAACCGCAGCTTCACCACTCTCTCGCTGGCGACCAAGAGTTCCTACAAGAAGGACGGCCAGTACATCTCGCACACCGAATGGCACCGTTGCGTTGTCTTCGGCAAGCTCTCGGAGTTCGCCGGGACGCTGAAGAAGGGCGCTCATTTGCAGGTGGAGGGCGAGCTGCGCAGCCGGGAGTACGAGACCAAGAAGGTCGGCAAGAAGGCCGCCCAGAAGAAGACTATCTGGGAGATCCGGGTGAAGTCGATTCTCAAGCTGGACAGGGCCGAGAAGGCCGGCTCCGACGAGCAGGAAGCGGTAGACCAGACCCCGGAGGAAGCGGCCGCATAA
- a CDS encoding DNA-primase RepB domain-containing protein, with translation MNTKSAHEFLNRCFLPEETIAFLLRRENPASTTQRIVRLEQAIAPRYLAWLRYENHKGANVYVAANPLRAGSRKRTKDCIAEIRHLYLDIDVDGENRILTLMESEAVPVPTAILSTSPDKYQVLWRVEGFGFEQQENTLKLLAMTFGGDSACTDRNRVLRVPGFRNCKYDPAHPVTVEYPNDCTYSPDDFRLDDSLLGSGQVVRGIARTYPTSKNTLSEQDWAWAVHHLSLGVDAGELTAMLASRRSDKPNPLYYAQRTIDIASARLSLTEGAAIEDVIAMLEDRRSGEVSAVLCSSRAREIASTAQRMIARAKFISLHNPKENHHATA, from the coding sequence ATGAACACGAAGTCCGCGCATGAATTCCTAAACCGATGCTTCCTTCCCGAAGAGACGATTGCCTTCCTGCTCCGCAGGGAGAATCCAGCATCGACGACGCAGCGCATCGTGCGGCTGGAGCAGGCCATCGCACCGCGCTATCTTGCGTGGCTGCGTTATGAAAACCACAAGGGCGCGAACGTCTATGTCGCCGCCAATCCGCTCCGTGCGGGCAGTCGCAAGCGGACGAAGGATTGCATCGCGGAGATTCGTCATCTCTACCTCGACATAGACGTGGACGGTGAGAACAGAATCCTTACGCTGATGGAGTCGGAGGCCGTGCCGGTTCCGACCGCGATCCTCTCGACATCGCCGGACAAGTACCAAGTTCTTTGGCGGGTCGAAGGTTTTGGCTTCGAGCAGCAGGAGAACACGCTTAAGTTGCTGGCAATGACCTTCGGTGGAGATTCCGCCTGCACCGACCGCAACCGTGTTCTCCGCGTGCCAGGATTCCGCAACTGCAAGTACGATCCCGCTCACCCAGTCACGGTCGAATACCCCAACGATTGCACTTACAGTCCCGACGATTTCAGGCTGGATGACTCACTGCTTGGCTCTGGGCAAGTTGTTCGCGGAATTGCCCGTACATACCCCACGAGCAAGAACACACTCTCCGAGCAGGATTGGGCATGGGCTGTTCATCATCTCTCGCTCGGAGTCGATGCCGGGGAGTTGACGGCAATGCTGGCGTCGCGGCGTTCCGATAAGCCCAATCCTCTGTATTATGCGCAACGCACTATCGACATCGCCTCAGCGCGGCTCTCGTTGACGGAAGGCGCGGCGATCGAGGACGTAATCGCCATGCTAGAAGACCGTCGTTCCGGCGAGGTTTCAGCGGTCCTTTGTTCTTCGAGAGCGCGAGAGATTGCGAGCACAGCGCAACGGATGATTGCGCGCGCAAAGTTTATTTCACTTCACAACCCAAAGGAGAACCACCATGCCACTGCTTGA